From Arcticibacter tournemirensis, one genomic window encodes:
- a CDS encoding OmpH family outer membrane protein, translating to MKKLVKVAVVAVGLFLAGNTVNAQQKFAHINSAELLQSMPEIKAADTQMQTFQKQKQTELQQMGAEHQKKVQAYNEKEATLSQANRETVAKELETMAKEIRDMEQRMQETNDKARQEIAQKQQEVYSPIMQKAETAIKTVAKEKGFAYVFDSSQQSLVYVDGGEDILALVKTKLGISATTAATPKK from the coding sequence ATGAAAAAACTAGTTAAAGTAGCAGTAGTAGCGGTAGGATTATTTTTAGCAGGAAATACAGTGAACGCTCAGCAGAAATTTGCACATATCAATTCAGCGGAGCTTCTGCAATCAATGCCGGAAATAAAAGCAGCAGATACACAAATGCAGACATTTCAGAAGCAAAAACAAACAGAGCTTCAGCAAATGGGCGCGGAACACCAGAAGAAAGTACAGGCCTATAATGAGAAGGAGGCTACTTTAAGCCAGGCTAACCGCGAAACAGTGGCTAAAGAGCTGGAAACTATGGCGAAAGAAATAAGGGATATGGAGCAGAGAATGCAGGAAACCAACGACAAGGCGAGACAAGAAATTGCTCAGAAACAACAGGAAGTATACAGTCCTATTATGCAGAAAGCTGAAACCGCAATCAAGACAGTAGCAAAGGAAAAAGGATTTGCTTATGTTTTCGATTCTTCACAGCAGTCGTTGGTTTATGTTGACGGCGGTGAAGATATCTTAGCCCTTGTGAAAACTAAATTAGGTATATCTGCAACTACAGCAGCTACTCCTAAAAAGTAA
- a CDS encoding OmpH family outer membrane protein: MKKLLLIIAFVCVSGLSAFAQRFAYVDSEYILKHIPEYNSAQKQLDALSQQWQKQVDDRLAEVEKLFKAYQADQVMLTPDMRKRREEEIVEKEKAAKEFQRQKFGFEGELYQQRIKLIKPIQERVARAVEAVAESNQLDMILDKNSQVILLYASSRLDKSNEVITRLGYKPGTVAQ, translated from the coding sequence ATGAAAAAATTGCTGTTAATTATTGCGTTTGTTTGTGTTTCGGGCCTTTCAGCATTTGCTCAGCGTTTTGCTTATGTAGATAGCGAATATATACTGAAACATATTCCCGAGTATAATTCTGCCCAGAAGCAGCTGGATGCGCTTTCGCAACAGTGGCAGAAACAGGTTGACGACCGGCTGGCCGAAGTAGAAAAGCTGTTTAAAGCGTACCAGGCCGATCAGGTAATGCTTACTCCTGATATGCGTAAACGCCGGGAAGAGGAGATAGTGGAGAAGGAAAAAGCTGCCAAGGAGTTTCAGCGCCAGAAGTTTGGATTTGAGGGAGAGCTTTATCAGCAACGCATCAAACTGATTAAACCTATCCAGGAACGTGTAGCAAGGGCCGTAGAAGCCGTTGCTGAAAGCAATCAGCTGGATATGATCCTCGATAAAAACAGTCAGGTGATCCTTCTGTACGCAAGTTCGCGTTTAGATAAAAGTAATGAAGTTATTACACGCCTCGGATATAAACCGGGAACCGTAGCACAGTAA
- the bamA gene encoding outer membrane protein assembly factor BamA: protein MNRFLIIIFFLCAATSVMAQIGRRQSGLQLRSQSGDELSYLNPKEYIVGGTTVSGAQYLEKDILIQISKLITGERITVPGDATANAVKFLWQQGLFDDVKLSGTVKGDTIFFDIAVVERPRLTRMEFKGMKKGETNDIKEKLKDRTGKIVNEALKSTTTAIIKKFFNEKGFLFTEVKYEQKKDTTEANNVVLIVDVDKKTKTKIDDISFEGNKDFKDKHLRKFLKKTKEKSTFNIFRSGKFLQDKYEEDKRTMIAKMQEKGYRDAEIVSDTVIKKPTGRVDINIHVYEGPKYYFGNVTWAGNAVYTTKALAEMLAIEKGDVFSEEKLEKRLRGNPNGEDISSLYLNNGYLTFNVDPVQTKIYGDTIDLELRIYEGPQYTINKVTVKGNDITNDKVVMREIRTKPGQKFSKELVVRTTREIAQLGNFDEQKTDVHPTPNPADGTVDIEYVVAEKPSDQIELSGGFGGGRIIGTLGLTFNNFSARNLFNLKEWKPLPKGDGQKLSIRGQTNGKSYQSYSFSFSEPWLGGKKPIYFGISAFTSLSSNDDYARYYNYTDEQKYRIRLNGVTFSLGKRLKWPDDYFNLNHSINLQQYKLKNYPGFLFSTGTSYNFNLTEELSRNSIDAPIYPTSGSHIRLTVQLTPPYSLFNNINYKTAVDQDKYRFTEYHKWKFEAQWYQRIVGKLVLKTQAQFGFLGQYNNAVGQSAFERFKLGGDGLQGFDYLQGSEVISMRGYENNNVTPLGYEANIARYSGSPIFNKYIVEMRYPLMNSQQATVFMLTFVEGGNTWNHFKDFNPFNVRRSAGVGARIFLPIFGLLGIDWGYGFDKVYDTTDNMLRKSGGRFQFSIAQQLGGGF, encoded by the coding sequence ATGAACAGATTTCTTATAATAATATTTTTTCTTTGTGCTGCTACTTCCGTAATGGCTCAGATAGGCAGGCGGCAATCAGGCCTCCAGTTACGTTCTCAGTCGGGAGATGAACTAAGTTATCTTAATCCTAAAGAATACATTGTTGGGGGAACCACTGTATCAGGTGCCCAATATCTGGAAAAAGATATTTTAATACAGATATCCAAGCTTATTACCGGCGAGCGTATTACCGTTCCGGGAGATGCTACAGCAAATGCTGTGAAATTTTTATGGCAGCAGGGCTTGTTTGATGATGTTAAACTGAGCGGTACTGTAAAAGGGGATACTATCTTTTTTGACATAGCTGTTGTTGAACGCCCGCGGCTTACGCGTATGGAGTTCAAAGGGATGAAGAAAGGGGAGACTAATGATATTAAGGAGAAGTTAAAGGACCGAACAGGTAAAATCGTTAATGAGGCCCTGAAGAGTACTACCACGGCGATTATCAAAAAGTTCTTCAACGAAAAAGGGTTCTTGTTTACAGAGGTAAAATATGAACAAAAGAAAGATACTACCGAGGCGAATAACGTTGTTCTGATAGTTGACGTTGATAAGAAGACGAAGACCAAGATAGACGATATATCCTTTGAGGGAAATAAAGATTTTAAGGATAAGCATTTACGTAAGTTCCTTAAGAAAACTAAAGAAAAGTCGACTTTCAATATTTTCAGATCGGGTAAGTTCCTTCAGGATAAGTATGAAGAAGACAAGCGTACCATGATTGCCAAGATGCAGGAAAAAGGTTACCGTGATGCAGAGATTGTAAGCGATACTGTAATTAAAAAGCCTACCGGAAGGGTGGATATTAACATTCACGTTTACGAAGGGCCGAAATACTATTTTGGAAATGTAACATGGGCAGGTAATGCGGTGTATACAACTAAAGCCCTTGCAGAAATGCTGGCTATAGAGAAAGGCGACGTGTTTAGTGAGGAGAAACTGGAAAAGCGGCTTAGAGGCAACCCTAATGGCGAGGATATTTCGTCGTTATACCTGAACAATGGTTATCTTACTTTCAACGTTGATCCGGTACAGACCAAAATATACGGTGATACCATAGACCTCGAGCTTCGTATTTACGAAGGCCCTCAATATACGATCAATAAAGTAACTGTTAAGGGCAACGACATTACCAACGATAAAGTGGTAATGCGTGAGATCCGCACAAAACCAGGTCAGAAGTTCTCAAAGGAGCTGGTTGTACGTACTACCCGTGAAATTGCCCAGCTGGGTAACTTTGACGAACAAAAAACGGATGTTCATCCAACTCCGAACCCTGCCGACGGAACGGTAGATATTGAATATGTGGTGGCAGAAAAGCCTTCAGATCAGATTGAATTATCGGGAGGTTTCGGCGGTGGCCGTATCATCGGTACGCTGGGTTTAACCTTCAATAACTTCTCGGCCAGAAACCTGTTTAATCTGAAGGAATGGAAGCCGCTTCCGAAAGGCGATGGTCAGAAACTGAGCATCAGGGGACAAACAAATGGTAAGTCGTACCAGTCGTACAGCTTCTCTTTCTCCGAGCCCTGGTTAGGTGGTAAGAAGCCGATCTATTTTGGTATCAGTGCCTTTACTTCTTTAAGTTCAAATGATGACTATGCCAGGTATTACAACTATACCGATGAGCAAAAATACCGTATCCGCTTAAATGGTGTTACCTTCAGCTTAGGTAAGCGTTTGAAGTGGCCTGATGACTATTTTAATCTGAATCACTCTATTAACCTTCAGCAGTATAAACTGAAGAATTATCCTGGATTCCTGTTTTCGACAGGTACCTCGTATAACTTTAACCTCACGGAAGAGTTGAGCCGTAATTCTATCGATGCGCCAATTTATCCTACTTCGGGTTCGCATATCAGATTGACTGTACAGCTGACGCCTCCATATTCGTTGTTTAACAATATTAATTACAAGACAGCGGTTGATCAGGACAAATACAGGTTCACGGAGTATCATAAATGGAAGTTTGAAGCACAGTGGTATCAGCGGATTGTTGGTAAGCTGGTTCTGAAAACGCAGGCGCAGTTTGGCTTCCTCGGACAGTACAACAATGCTGTAGGGCAGTCGGCATTCGAACGCTTTAAGCTTGGCGGCGATGGATTGCAGGGATTTGATTATCTTCAGGGATCTGAAGTTATATCGATGAGAGGTTATGAAAATAATAACGTAACTCCTCTGGGTTATGAGGCGAACATAGCTCGGTATTCGGGTAGTCCTATCTTTAATAAATACATTGTTGAAATGAGATACCCTCTGATGAACAGTCAGCAGGCAACAGTGTTCATGCTTACTTTCGTGGAAGGTGGTAATACCTGGAACCATTTTAAAGACTTCAATCCGTTTAATGTACGCCGCTCGGCAGGTGTGGGAGCGAGGATCTTCCTTCCTATATTTGGTTTACTGGGTATCGACTGGGGGTACGGATTCGACAAAGTATACGACACTACAGACAACATGCTGAGGAAATCAGGCGGAAGATTCCAGTTCAGTATTGCACAACAACTTGGTGGTGGATTTTAA
- a CDS encoding isoprenyl transferase, producing MSLLEQIDKSRLPEHIAIIMDGNGRWAKEKGKMRFFGHQSGVLSVRDVVEGAVEAGISYITLYTFSTENWNRPWIEVTALMELLVSTINKETKTLMENGVRLNAIGDLKQLPSRCVKQLQQAIDKTSSNTKCTLTLALSYSARWEIVEAARQLAEQAVQGNIKPEDINEELFAGRLTTAGIPDPSLMIRTSGEYRISNYLLWQLAYAELYFTQKLWPDFRREDLYAAIIDYQKRERRFGLTSEQV from the coding sequence ATGAGTTTACTGGAACAAATTGATAAAAGCAGATTGCCTGAACATATAGCTATTATTATGGATGGCAACGGACGATGGGCAAAAGAAAAAGGCAAGATGCGCTTTTTCGGTCACCAGAGTGGTGTTTTATCTGTCAGGGACGTGGTTGAAGGTGCCGTGGAGGCTGGCATTTCGTATATCACCTTATATACATTTTCAACAGAAAACTGGAATCGGCCCTGGATTGAGGTGACTGCGTTGATGGAACTGCTCGTTTCTACTATCAACAAGGAGACAAAGACACTAATGGAGAACGGAGTTCGTTTAAATGCTATCGGGGATTTGAAACAGCTGCCTTCCAGGTGTGTAAAACAGCTTCAGCAGGCTATAGATAAGACATCATCGAATACAAAATGTACATTAACGCTTGCTTTGAGCTATAGCGCCCGGTGGGAAATCGTTGAAGCGGCCCGGCAGCTCGCAGAACAGGCAGTGCAGGGCAACATAAAACCAGAAGATATTAATGAAGAATTATTTGCAGGGCGACTTACGACAGCAGGGATTCCCGATCCCTCATTGATGATCCGGACCAGCGGCGAGTACAGGATCAGCAATTATTTATTATGGCAGCTTGCGTATGCAGAGTTGTATTTTACGCAGAAGCTGTGGCCTGATTTCAGAAGGGAAGACCTTTACGCTGCAATAATAGATTACCAGAAAAGGGAGCGTCGCTTCGGGTTAACCAGCGAACAGGTTTAA
- a CDS encoding DUF6089 family protein produces the protein MNLKSIKILLLVFLTACSFHAALAQSWEIGAFGGAAGYMGDLNPVKPYSVNNMAYGIIAKRNFDGYWSLKLSILHGKISAADSVSDNEQQRRRNLSFFSPLTEAGLQIEFNFFNYIPSLSRKRYSPYLFAGAGIVLFNPKAKYMGETYELNTLRTENQAPASPYRKYALSVPYGAGFKYNILRNWTLSAELGYRTTSTDYLDDVSGRYYDLSRLDPSNPRDGLRIALSDRSPEKGFPANDPRTQRGDFRPRDTYFFTGFTLTYTFLGSKCPPVQ, from the coding sequence ATGAATTTAAAGAGTATCAAAATCCTTTTACTGGTTTTTCTGACGGCCTGCAGCTTTCATGCAGCGCTGGCCCAAAGCTGGGAAATAGGGGCTTTTGGTGGCGCCGCCGGCTATATGGGCGATTTAAATCCGGTTAAACCTTATTCTGTGAACAATATGGCTTACGGAATAATAGCGAAAAGGAATTTTGACGGCTACTGGTCGCTGAAACTTAGTATCCTTCATGGTAAGATCAGCGCTGCCGATTCTGTGTCGGATAATGAGCAGCAGAGAAGGAGGAATTTAAGTTTTTTCTCGCCTCTTACAGAAGCCGGGCTGCAAATTGAGTTTAATTTCTTTAATTATATCCCATCGTTAAGCAGAAAACGCTATTCGCCATACCTGTTTGCAGGAGCGGGAATTGTTTTGTTCAATCCGAAGGCGAAATATATGGGCGAGACGTACGAATTAAACACGCTTCGGACTGAAAATCAGGCTCCCGCCAGTCCTTACCGGAAATATGCTTTGTCTGTGCCCTACGGAGCCGGATTTAAATATAATATTTTAAGGAACTGGACGCTGAGCGCTGAACTTGGTTACCGCACTACATCAACGGATTATCTGGACGATGTTAGCGGCCGGTATTACGATCTTTCCCGCCTCGATCCTTCGAACCCGCGGGACGGGCTGCGGATAGCTCTTTCTGACCGCTCGCCCGAAAAAGGATTTCCTGCTAATGATCCCCGTACACAACGCGGAGATTTCAGGCCCAGGGATACCTACTTTTTTACCGGTTTTACGCTCACATATACTTTTCTTGGTAGTAAATGCCCCCCAGTTCAGTAG
- a CDS encoding NAD kinase, with translation MKIAIYGREFSNTTLPFVQEVFDCLRKFDIELYIYEKFNKFISGRIYFPRKLWVFKDHHEIKGLVDVMISLGGDGTMLDTVTLIRDSGIPVIGINFGRLGFLASINKGDILPAIESLVKREYTIDSRDLLRVDTDNEIFGDENFALNDLTVHRRDNSAMMIIHAYLNGEFLNSYWADGLIVATPTGSTAYSLSCGGPIIFPQSENFVITPISPHNLNVRPVVISDAYTLSFELEGRSSKYLLSLDSRTKIIDCSLKFSVRKADFQINLVRLNNESYLSTLRNKMLWGIDTRNY, from the coding sequence ATGAAGATTGCAATTTACGGCAGGGAGTTTAGTAATACTACATTACCTTTTGTTCAGGAGGTCTTTGATTGCCTTAGGAAGTTCGATATTGAGCTTTATATCTACGAAAAGTTCAATAAGTTTATATCAGGCCGGATTTATTTCCCCCGTAAATTATGGGTATTTAAAGATCACCACGAAATCAAAGGACTTGTCGACGTAATGATCAGTCTCGGTGGCGACGGAACGATGCTTGATACGGTGACATTGATAAGAGATTCGGGCATCCCTGTTATCGGTATCAATTTCGGGCGTCTCGGTTTTCTCGCCAGTATTAATAAAGGAGATATCCTGCCTGCTATTGAGAGCCTGGTGAAACGCGAATACACCATAGATAGTCGTGATTTATTGCGGGTAGATACAGATAATGAGATCTTTGGCGACGAGAACTTCGCGCTGAACGATCTAACGGTCCATCGCCGCGATAATTCGGCCATGATGATCATCCACGCTTACCTCAATGGGGAGTTCCTCAATTCATACTGGGCCGACGGCCTAATTGTGGCAACGCCCACCGGCTCTACAGCCTATTCCCTCAGCTGCGGAGGTCCGATCATTTTCCCTCAGTCCGAGAATTTTGTGATTACTCCCATCTCTCCTCATAATCTGAATGTACGACCTGTGGTGATCTCCGATGCGTACACGCTCTCGTTTGAACTGGAAGGCAGAAGCTCCAAGTATCTGCTGTCGCTCGACTCGCGAACAAAAATAATAGACTGCTCTCTGAAGTTCAGCGTCCGCAAGGCCGACTTTCAGATCAACCTGGTGAGGCTTAATAACGAAAGCTATCTGTCGACTTTAAGGAATAAGATGCTCTGGGGCATCGACACAAGGAATTATTAG
- a CDS encoding CBS domain-containing protein gives MLAKELISDAIPPLTPSDSIQKALDRMAEFRLSHLPVVDEVQLLGVLSDDDLFETPDFNTVLADSGLMLKKVFMDHEQHVYEVIRMFHESRLSVVPVLDENKHYLGVISINTMMEYIASITAMKEPGGIIVLEMNNRNSSLSHIAQIVESNNCRILSSYITSFVDSTRTEITLKLNRSDITAIVASFLRYDYTVIATFNDIKDEAGSSDRYEQLMNYLSF, from the coding sequence ATGTTAGCGAAGGAACTTATATCTGATGCAATACCCCCTTTAACGCCTTCCGATAGTATTCAGAAGGCGTTGGACCGTATGGCAGAGTTCCGGTTGAGCCATTTGCCCGTAGTAGATGAAGTCCAGCTTCTCGGAGTGCTGTCTGATGACGACCTTTTCGAAACCCCTGATTTTAATACGGTACTCGCCGACTCAGGATTGATGCTAAAGAAAGTTTTCATGGATCATGAACAGCATGTTTATGAGGTGATCCGAATGTTTCATGAAAGCCGCCTCAGTGTTGTACCTGTACTGGATGAGAATAAACATTACCTGGGTGTAATATCCATAAATACGATGATGGAATATATTGCGTCTATAACTGCAATGAAGGAGCCGGGAGGGATTATCGTTCTAGAAATGAACAACCGCAATAGTTCTTTATCGCATATCGCCCAGATTGTTGAATCGAATAATTGCCGGATCCTCAGTTCTTATATTACATCCTTTGTCGATTCAACCCGTACTGAAATTACTCTGAAATTGAATCGCAGTGATATTACTGCTATCGTTGCATCTTTCCTTAGGTACGACTATACCGTTATTGCAACATTTAATGATATTAAAGATGAAGCGGGCAGCTCCGACAGGTACGAACAACTGATGAACTACCTGAGTTTTTGA
- a CDS encoding alpha/beta fold hydrolase encodes MSYIVKEENGFKYIEEGEGDTLLLLHGLFGALSNWEDVTEAFKSQYRVVIPLLPIYELPLLTTGVTTLAKFLLRFVRHKQLKNINLLGNSLGGHVALIFTLSNPEYVKALVLTGSSGLYENSFGGSFPRRESYDFIQEKVAFTFYDPAMATKELVDEVFAAVNDRNKVIRILSMAKSAIRHNMAKDLHKITIPVCLIWGKDDKVTPPEVAEEFYHLLPNSELNWVDKCGHAPMMERPAEFIEYLQKFLDRVLLK; translated from the coding sequence ATGAGTTATATCGTAAAAGAAGAAAACGGATTTAAGTATATTGAGGAAGGAGAAGGTGATACCTTATTACTGCTTCACGGCCTGTTCGGCGCGTTAAGCAATTGGGAAGACGTTACTGAAGCCTTTAAATCTCAGTACAGGGTTGTAATTCCGTTATTGCCTATTTATGAGCTTCCCCTGCTTACTACAGGTGTAACAACACTTGCCAAGTTTTTGCTGAGGTTTGTGCGGCATAAGCAGTTGAAAAACATCAATCTGCTAGGCAATTCCCTGGGAGGCCATGTCGCTTTAATATTTACACTCAGCAATCCCGAATATGTGAAAGCCCTTGTATTGACGGGCAGCTCGGGCTTATACGAGAATTCCTTCGGCGGATCTTTCCCCCGCAGGGAAAGCTACGACTTCATCCAGGAAAAGGTGGCCTTTACTTTTTACGATCCGGCAATGGCTACAAAAGAACTTGTAGACGAAGTTTTTGCCGCTGTTAACGACCGTAATAAGGTGATCAGAATTTTATCTATGGCTAAATCGGCCATCAGACATAATATGGCAAAGGATTTGCATAAGATCACTATACCGGTTTGCCTCATTTGGGGGAAAGATGATAAGGTAACACCTCCTGAAGTTGCAGAAGAGTTTTATCATCTGTTACCTAATTCGGAGCTAAACTGGGTAGATAAATGCGGACATGCTCCGATGATGGAGCGGCCTGCAGAGTTTATTGAATACTTACAAAAATTTTTAGACAGAGTACTCCTGAAGTAA
- a CDS encoding GatB/YqeY domain-containing protein, translating into MLQQKVDQEIKAAMLAKSEARLRGLRAIKAAILLAKSEKGNSEGLTEETEVKVLQKLAKQRKESADIYKAQNRDDLYTIEMEELKVIEEFLPQQLSREEITELIKEVIKSTGASSVKDMGKVMGAANKELAGKADGKTISEVVKQLLS; encoded by the coding sequence ATGTTACAACAAAAAGTAGATCAGGAAATTAAAGCAGCGATGCTTGCAAAGAGTGAAGCCCGGTTACGGGGACTTCGTGCGATTAAGGCAGCCATTTTGCTGGCTAAGTCGGAAAAAGGAAATTCTGAGGGCCTCACCGAAGAAACGGAAGTGAAGGTGCTGCAAAAGCTGGCCAAACAGCGTAAAGAGTCTGCCGATATTTATAAAGCACAAAACAGGGACGACCTTTACACCATCGAGATGGAGGAATTGAAGGTTATAGAAGAATTCCTTCCCCAGCAGTTAAGCAGAGAGGAAATTACTGAGTTAATAAAGGAGGTAATAAAAAGTACCGGCGCCAGCTCGGTGAAAGATATGGGCAAGGTGATGGGCGCTGCTAATAAGGAACTTGCGGGTAAGGCAGATGGTAAGACTATTTCTGAAGTGGTAAAACAACTTCTTTCCTGA
- a CDS encoding SDR family oxidoreductase, producing MPKIALITGATAGIGEACARLFAAQNYNLILTGRRTERLECLSSELRSTHHVQIQILTLDVRSKTEVEAQLSSLPEEWKAVDVLINNAGLSQGLDPIHEGNTDDWDTMIDTNVKGLLYVTRVVSPWMVKRKHGHIVNLGSIAGKETYANGNVYCATKHAVDSLNKGMRIDLLPYGIKVTAVHPGAVETEFSEVRFKGDTGRAKKVYEGFDPLVAEDIANTIWYVVSTPPHVNINELVVMPVAQAGAYYWHKEN from the coding sequence ATGCCTAAAATTGCTCTTATAACGGGAGCTACTGCTGGAATCGGCGAAGCCTGTGCGAGGTTATTTGCCGCACAAAACTACAATCTCATTCTCACAGGCAGGCGGACGGAAAGGCTGGAATGTTTATCCTCCGAACTGCGCAGTACTCACCACGTTCAAATACAGATCCTCACGCTCGACGTACGCAGCAAAACTGAAGTTGAAGCGCAGCTTTCGTCCTTACCCGAAGAATGGAAAGCCGTAGATGTATTAATTAATAACGCGGGTCTTAGTCAGGGGCTCGATCCAATCCATGAAGGTAATACGGACGACTGGGATACGATGATTGACACGAATGTCAAAGGCCTTCTTTATGTTACCCGGGTGGTTTCGCCATGGATGGTAAAGCGGAAACACGGTCATATTGTAAACCTGGGTTCTATTGCTGGTAAAGAGACCTATGCCAACGGCAATGTTTATTGCGCCACAAAACACGCTGTCGACTCTCTGAACAAGGGGATGCGCATCGACCTTCTGCCTTACGGAATTAAAGTGACCGCCGTCCATCCGGGGGCTGTTGAAACAGAATTCTCTGAAGTGAGGTTTAAAGGAGATACCGGCAGGGCAAAAAAGGTGTATGAGGGCTTTGACCCGCTGGTTGCAGAGGATATAGCCAATACAATATGGTATGTGGTGTCAACGCCTCCGCATGTGAACATTAACGAGCTGGTGGTTATGCCTGTGGCGCAGGCCGGAGCGTATTACTGGCATAAAGAGAATTGA
- a CDS encoding outer membrane beta-barrel protein, producing the protein MRKCIGVFVIFLFTALGASAQDNWGGGVDDEVLHFGFTFQYVNSEFKVLKTPQWRTPFSTLYPQLQHDPSETILYDTLYSVSSSGSPGFGLGFVSNLRLGNNADLRFTPTLVFADRLAYYEYRYTGQVLEKKVQSSVIDLPLGIKIKSDRRKNFRAYLLAGAKYSMDIISKKKLDDENNIFSEKLLKNKKNYLSYEAGIGFDLYFEYFKLSPEIKFSQSFNDVLKHDVTPFASPVDKLYLRNIQFSLYFE; encoded by the coding sequence ATGAGAAAGTGTATAGGTGTTTTCGTTATATTTCTCTTTACTGCTCTTGGGGCGTCGGCACAGGACAACTGGGGCGGGGGAGTTGATGACGAGGTGCTGCACTTTGGTTTTACCTTTCAATATGTGAATTCTGAATTCAAGGTGCTGAAGACCCCGCAATGGAGAACGCCTTTTAGCACTTTATACCCCCAGCTTCAGCATGATCCTTCTGAAACGATCCTTTATGATACCTTATATAGTGTAAGCTCTTCCGGAAGCCCCGGCTTTGGACTTGGGTTTGTGAGCAACCTTCGCCTGGGGAACAATGCCGATCTGCGCTTTACGCCGACCCTTGTATTTGCCGACCGCCTTGCTTATTATGAGTACCGCTATACGGGCCAGGTTTTAGAGAAGAAGGTTCAGTCGTCGGTGATTGATCTTCCGCTTGGTATTAAGATTAAATCCGACAGGCGGAAAAACTTCAGGGCTTATCTCCTGGCTGGCGCAAAGTACTCCATGGATATTATTTCTAAAAAGAAGCTGGATGATGAGAACAATATCTTTTCGGAGAAGCTTCTGAAAAATAAGAAGAACTACCTTTCGTATGAGGCCGGTATCGGTTTCGATCTCTACTTTGAATATTTCAAGCTGTCGCCCGAGATCAAATTCTCCCAGTCGTTTAATGATGTGCTGAAACATGACGTCACTCCGTTTGCCAGTCCCGTTGATAAACTTTATTTAAGGAATATCCAGTTTAGCCTGTATTTTGAGTAA
- the ubiE gene encoding bifunctional demethylmenaquinone methyltransferase/2-methoxy-6-polyprenyl-1,4-benzoquinol methylase UbiE yields the protein MSQQVTPYKDKNASKKEQVADMFNKVSGTYDFLNHFMSLGIDIIWRKIAIGELKSNKPEYLLDVATGTGDFAFEAIRMLKPKKVIGVDISEGMLGVAAEKIKKRGLGDVFEVRMGDSEKLLFEDNTFDAVTVAYGVRNYEDLEKGLGDMLRVLKPGGKIVILEFSKPKVFPVKQLYNFYFNSITPAIGKLFSKDNSAYKYLPESVAAFPEGKALTDLMEKVGYRETKSRPLTFGISSIYTGVK from the coding sequence ATGTCGCAACAAGTAACTCCCTACAAAGATAAAAATGCTTCGAAAAAAGAGCAGGTAGCTGATATGTTTAATAAGGTTTCGGGAACATATGATTTTCTGAATCACTTTATGTCTCTTGGGATCGATATTATCTGGAGAAAAATAGCAATAGGGGAGCTGAAAAGTAACAAACCGGAATACCTGCTTGATGTGGCCACCGGAACAGGCGACTTCGCTTTCGAGGCTATCCGTATGCTGAAGCCAAAGAAAGTGATCGGTGTGGATATTTCGGAAGGTATGTTAGGTGTTGCCGCGGAGAAGATAAAGAAACGGGGACTTGGTGATGTGTTTGAAGTGAGGATGGGTGATTCTGAGAAGCTCCTGTTTGAAGATAACACATTCGATGCGGTTACTGTAGCATATGGTGTTAGAAATTACGAAGATCTGGAAAAGGGCCTTGGAGATATGCTGAGGGTTTTAAAGCCCGGGGGTAAAATAGTGATCCTGGAGTTTTCGAAGCCTAAGGTTTTTCCGGTAAAGCAGCTGTATAACTTTTACTTTAACTCGATCACCCCGGCTATTGGAAAGCTTTTTTCTAAAGACAATAGCGCTTATAAATATCTGCCTGAATCTGTCGCTGCTTTCCCGGAGGGAAAAGCGCTTACTGATCTGATGGAGAAAGTAGGGTACCGGGAAACTAAAAGCCGGCCGCTGACGTTTGGCATTAGTTCGATCTATACAGGTGTTAAATGA